A window of Paraburkholderia bryophila contains these coding sequences:
- a CDS encoding polysaccharide deacetylase family protein, with protein MNDTRNLPLAENRARQRLATHGRFSYRPITDRDAFRWPGGSGLAVYLGFNIEHFAFGEGLGAALGPLSPQPDVLNHSWREYGNRVGAWRCIELFDQLAMPAGTLINTALYDHCPELIAACVARGDELIGHGHTNAHRQSELDETGERELLLHCRERIVDESGTPPHGWLSPWISESPLTPDLLAETGYRYTLNWCHDDRPVRMATRGAPLWSIPYPQELNDLPMMVGRLMDGRAFADMIVDQFDEMLDQANRGAEPQALVMGIALHPYLVGQPYRLRHLRRALEHIAAARARGDVWVTTPGAIADHMDQLERDGVLRPAEA; from the coding sequence ATGAACGACACACGCAATTTGCCCTTAGCAGAGAACCGCGCGCGTCAACGGCTTGCCACGCACGGCCGTTTTTCGTACCGGCCGATCACAGACCGCGACGCGTTCCGTTGGCCGGGCGGCAGCGGGCTGGCGGTGTATCTGGGCTTCAACATCGAGCACTTTGCCTTTGGCGAAGGCCTCGGCGCGGCGCTCGGTCCGTTGTCGCCGCAACCGGATGTGCTGAACCATAGCTGGCGCGAATACGGCAACCGGGTGGGCGCGTGGCGCTGCATCGAACTGTTCGATCAACTGGCCATGCCGGCCGGCACGCTGATCAATACCGCGCTCTACGATCACTGCCCGGAATTGATCGCGGCGTGCGTGGCGCGCGGCGACGAACTGATCGGCCACGGCCACACCAACGCGCACCGGCAGAGCGAACTCGACGAAACCGGCGAGCGCGAGTTGCTGTTGCATTGCCGCGAGCGGATCGTCGACGAATCCGGCACGCCGCCGCACGGCTGGCTCTCGCCGTGGATATCGGAGTCGCCTCTGACGCCGGACCTGCTCGCCGAAACCGGCTACCGCTATACGCTGAACTGGTGCCACGACGACCGTCCGGTGCGGATGGCCACGCGCGGCGCGCCGCTCTGGTCGATCCCGTATCCGCAGGAACTCAACGATCTGCCGATGATGGTCGGCCGCCTGATGGACGGCCGCGCGTTCGCCGACATGATCGTCGACCAGTTCGACGAAATGCTCGACCAGGCCAACCGTGGCGCAGAGCCGCAGGCGTTGGTGATGGGCATCGCGCTGCATCCTTATCTGGTCGGGCAGCCGTATCGCTTGCGGCATTTGCGGCGCGCGCTCGAACATATCGCCGCGGCACGCGCCCGAGGCGACGTGTGGGTCACCACGCCGGGCGCGATCGCGGATCACATGGACCAACTGGAACGGGACGGCGTGTTGCGGCCGGCCGAGGCATGA
- a CDS encoding ABC transporter ATP-binding protein, which yields MIQPVSKVLDTHAADIELVHVSKQYGDALAVDAIDLRIAGGQYCCLLGPSGCGKTSTLRMIAGHESVTEGDILIAGRNVTRAEPAARGTAMVFQNYALFPHLSALDNVAFSLKMRGIAKDERRKRAGELLELVAMSAYAERKPAQLSGGQQQRVALARALLNQPGCLLLDEPLSALDPFLRVQMRAELKRWQKELAITFVHVTHSQEEAMALADLVVVMSHGRIEQSGTPHEVFNRPRTEFVARFLGGHNVFKSNGHLFTVRADHLRIVPHGVTPVQNAGGDSGLTRIGGVPCTVREAEYQGTHLRMTLDPLDGSPELISLVGDGDYDPARLGPDARVVVWWNEQDAHPLAA from the coding sequence ATGATTCAGCCTGTTTCAAAGGTGCTCGACACCCACGCCGCCGATATCGAACTGGTCCACGTGTCGAAGCAGTACGGCGACGCGCTGGCCGTCGACGCCATCGACCTGCGCATTGCCGGCGGCCAGTATTGCTGTCTGCTTGGGCCCTCGGGATGCGGCAAGACCTCGACCTTGCGCATGATCGCCGGGCATGAATCGGTCACCGAAGGTGACATTCTGATCGCGGGCCGCAACGTCACCCGCGCCGAGCCCGCGGCACGCGGCACCGCGATGGTGTTCCAGAACTACGCGCTGTTTCCGCACCTGAGCGCGCTCGACAACGTCGCGTTCAGCCTGAAGATGCGCGGCATCGCGAAAGACGAGCGCCGCAAGCGCGCCGGCGAACTGCTCGAACTCGTCGCGATGTCCGCGTATGCCGAGCGCAAGCCGGCCCAGTTGTCGGGCGGTCAGCAACAACGTGTGGCGCTGGCGCGCGCGCTGCTGAATCAGCCCGGCTGTCTGCTGCTCGACGAACCGCTGTCCGCGCTCGACCCGTTCCTGCGCGTGCAGATGCGCGCGGAACTCAAGCGCTGGCAGAAGGAACTGGCCATCACGTTCGTACACGTCACGCATTCGCAGGAAGAAGCCATGGCGCTGGCCGATCTCGTGGTCGTGATGAGCCACGGGCGGATCGAACAGAGCGGCACGCCGCATGAGGTGTTCAACCGTCCGCGCACCGAATTCGTCGCGCGCTTTCTGGGTGGTCATAACGTGTTCAAGAGCAATGGCCACTTGTTTACCGTGCGCGCCGATCATCTGCGAATCGTGCCGCATGGCGTGACGCCCGTGCAGAACGCCGGCGGCGACAGCGGCCTGACGCGGATCGGCGGCGTGCCCTGCACGGTGCGCGAAGCCGAATACCAGGGCACGCATCTGCGCATGACGCTCGATCCGCTCGACGGCTCCCCCGAACTGATTTCGCTCGTCGGCGATGGCGACTATGACCCGGCGCGGCTCGGTCCCGATGCGCGCGTCGTGGTCTGGTGGAATGAACAGGATGCGCATCCGCTGGCCGCGTGA